The window GTTAGCACGCACCTGAGAGGACGGAAGCACGTTGGCGTAACTGGCGTGGCCAGAAAAGGGCCTGATGCTCGATGGATGCTCTGCAGTGTACCTCCCTTATCTCAGACGGGGACACTGAGACCCAGCAGCGGCATGACCTGACCCCCAGCTCCCCCAGGGGGTCCGGTATTGGCTCCCCTAAGGTTCAGGGGGGGCTGGAGGGCCCCGGAGCCAGTCAGACCCTCGTATCCCGGGCATCCAGGCAAATCTTGTGACCACATCCCATGGAAGGTCCTCAGCACGAAGGCCCCAGTGCCTGCTGTTGGCCCAGAGAACCTTAGGGTTCTGGTTTCAGCACCCCTACATGGGCATCCGTGTCGGCTGGCCACGCGGGGGTGAGAGTGAGAAGGGCCAGGCTCTTGCCGGGGCATCTGGTccaggcaggggaagggtgggCCACTTTGCGCCCTGCCAAGAGCCCCATTCTGATCTTTGTCTCTAGTGCTTTTGGAGTCTGGGGTGAGCCCAGGAGAGTCGTTTGCCTGGCAGGATCGTGGGGGCTCAGCAGCCGGGGCCGGGTCCATGCCAGCTCGCTGTGTGGCCTGTGCCCAGGACCGTATCTCCCAGGGGCTGTCTCACATGGGAGTGTTACTTGTCCCCAGAACTGGGGGGGCCTCAGACAGCAATCTCGGGAGGGGGCAGCCGGCCCTGCCTGACTGGGCCCCCCCTGGTGCGTGTGTCTCCGTAGAGCGTGGATCACCAGGACGAAGCCAGCGAGGTGGACACAAGAAAGGCCTCAGACTCGTGCATCGTTGAGAACGGGCACCAGCCTGGGACAGGTAGGGGCCGACGGCAAGGGGGGCCGTCCCGCGGCCGGGAGGGGATGTGGCCCTGAACCCCAGCAGGCCGACAGGCTGCCCGGAGGGCGGCTTCACTCGGGGTGAAGTAGAACTCTGTCAACGCAGAGGGAAATGGGAGGTCTCGAGGTTCCCTGTTTCCGGAGGAAGCAAGTGGGCCCCGAGGAGATGTCCACGCAGCGGACAGCACCGTGTGGCCGACAGGCTAGGTAGTATTTACTGAACTGATGGTGACAGCAGTTTGGAACAGACATAAACTCCGGTTGCATTGAGGCGTCCCCAGAAGAGGGAGGTCAGGGAGGCCTTCCcggaggaggtgggaggtgggaggagggttCACAGAAGCTGGAGTcctacttggggggggggggggcggcctgAGGCCCCTGCAGATGCCTTGGCTgactccccccaccttccccactgGCCTCGTGTTTCAGGTCTGGGCGATGGGTCCCCAGAAGCCGCTGGATCCTTACCAGCACCAGAGCCCCCCAGGCCTCGCCCCGTGAGCCTGTCCCTGCAGCTGCCTCACCAGCCGGTCACGGCCGTCACTCGGGTCTCGGAGAGGTTTTCAGGGGAGACCTCGGCCGCGGCTCTCTCGCCCACGTCTGCCGCCATCCTGGGGGGCCCCAGCCCGAGCCCCAGTGAGGCCACCGCACCCTGGACTCCGGGTCCCAGCGGTAGGAGCGGGAGAGCATAGCCTGGGTGCAGAccccacgggggtggggggctggcgaGAGACTCGGAAAACCTGGGACCGAGCTGCCCACCTGTGCCCGGTCCCTGTGACGCCGTTCCCTGCCTGACTCCTTCCAGAGATGCCGTGAACTGGCGGCTTCCCTCGGGGAGACCGTGGCTTTCATTCCGGGTCAGGCTGTGGTGAGGACGTGGCTGACACCCTGCGCACTTGGCAGGGCTCCACCAGCCTGCTGTGGGCCTGTGGTCAGGGCCCGTGGTGTGTCCTGGGGTGGGGCTTCCAAGATGAGGGTCTGGCGACAAAGCGTGCTGCACCCTGGGACCTGTGCTCCCCAAAGCAGCCGGGAACGCTTACAACACCTTTTATGTCCGAGCTCTGAGCTCCTAGCCCCTCTCCCTCAGCTGTTGGCCATGGGGGGGCCAGCCtagcggtgggggggtggggagctgcccATCCAGGGAGCCGTGTTGGGTCAGGGAAGGGCGCCGGTGGCTGGCCCTCCCCAAGGCCGTGGCTACTTCTGTTCCTCTCCTTGTCCTGCAGAGAAGAGTCCTTCCGCCCCGAGGTTGAGCTCTGGCTATGGGGCAGCATCGGCTGGCAGGAGCGACAGGTGCGTCAGGGTGAGGCGGCCGGGTGGGCTGTGCTGTCCTGGGACTTGGGCTCCCTGTGCTGACCCGGACCGTGGAGAGCCGGGCAGCGGGTTGCAGGGGAGGCCGGGCCGCGGGGCTCACTGGACAGCCTCGTTTGGAGAAATGTGGCCGCGGCTGGCTTCTCTGTGAACCCTGCAGAGCGGGTCtgtgtggaggtgggagggggtgtCTCCATccccacagaggagggagggtgggagggccTCTCCATGAGGGTGCCCAGAGAGGCCCTGCCCCCCTCGTGGTACAGACCCCCTCCCCCGGCCTGCAGCTGTCCCCATATTCCCCCAGGCCagctggctgggggtggggggctcgcttggcttttcttttaataatcaaGGAAAATGGTGACTTTCTGGCAAACCGTTCAGGAGGAAACAAAGGGGGTCTTATCTAGTGGTGGAGAGGGGCCTGGTGGGGCTGGTTCGGGGTCCACCTTCTGCCCCAGGAATCGGCACCTGCTGAGGGGTGATTATGCCAGGCATTGGGTGCCCCCTGCAGCGGGCCAGGCCTCTCAGTCAGAACCTGCCCAACAGGCTGTGCCTGTTGCTGCCGTGCCTCCTCTGTTCCTGCCTCGgtcactggggggaggggggccctgggCCCGAGTGGGCTGGGATGTTCCTGACTcggtggttctctctctcctcagcccACCCCTGCTGACGCCTCGGTCTCCACCAGCCACCGCCCAGGCCCGGCGCCGGGAGCTGGTCAGGTCGCAGACGCTGCCCCGCACGTCCGGGGCGCAGGCCCGGAAGGCCTTGTTTGAGAAGTGGGAGCGTGACACTGCGGGCAAGTACGGATGCTCGCACCCAGACCCACGTGGGGGCCAGGCCGCGCAGGAAAGCCGGCCCAGTCCTCTTCCCTGGGGGCCGGGCGCAAGGGCAGGGCCCATGATGAGAGCCCCTCGCCTGCCCTGTTCCAGAGGTGCCCCAGGCCGCCCTCCCTGCCTCGACTGGCGACTGGCGGGACGGGGAGACCACAAGGGGTAGTGGGTTAGgattcccgggggggggggcggctgtgGGGTGACACCCTGCCCCCCTTAGGGACAGGGCTGGTCTTTGAACAGGGATCCAGTCGTCAGCATGACACCTGCTGGGTGCAGGGTGGGGTCACAGCCTGTGTGGTGAGGACGCCCCTAGCCCCAGCTTCCCGTGACCAGTGAGGGAGACCGACCAGGGCAGTTTCCCCGCTGAGCCAGATCTGGGCTGTGTCCTCGGGGCCACCAGGGGGACCGCCCTCCCGGGGCTAGGAGGCTAGGAAGGGAGCTGTCAGTGAGGGTTACGTCTGGGCGGCTGGGACGAAGGGAAGGGAGCCGAGGGCAGGGGCCTGAGGCCACGTGGGCTGCGGTCCCCTGTCCCAGGATTGCCAGGCGACCCCCGATTCCCAGTGTGGGAAATGGATGCAGGCTGGCGGCCGGAGGGAGGGTGGTCCTGCCAGCGGGGCGTCTCCCTGGGTGAGCAGAGCAGGTGGTGTGCGAGCGGTGGGGACCCGCGGCCCCACAGCAGGCAGGCGCTCTTTGCATAGGGGGAAGGGCGAGGTGCGGGCCAAGCTGAAACGGTCGCAGAGCTTCGGTGTGGCCAGTGCCAGCAGCATCAAGCAGCTCCTGCTGGAGTGGTGCCGGCAGAAGACCCTTGGCTACGAGGTGGGCCCAGACCCCGCcctggcctgggggtgggggtggggggacccttGGCTACGAGGTGGGCCTAGGCCCGCCCCAGCCCAGGGGCCCCTGGTCTGctctgggaggggctgggagcgTCTGCTTGATGGGTTAAATTGGGTGGGGGGCGCAGAGGTGGGACGGAACCCCCGCTCACGCCCCTGTGTTGCCCCCGGCCCGCCGGAAGCACGTGGACCTGCAGAACTTCTCGTCCAGCTGGAGCGACGGCATGGCCTTCTGCGCCCTGGTGCACTCATTCTTTCCCGACGCCTTCGACTACAGCGCCCTGAGCCCCGCGCAGAGGCAGAAGAACTTCGAGCTGGCCTTCACCATGGCCGAGTGAGTATGGCGGGTGCTGAGCCCCCCTCCTGCCCGGGGGAGTCGTCTGCAGGGTCCTGAGGCCATCCCACGGCCTCCTGTACGGATGGAGACACTGAGGCCGGAGGGGTCGCCCACACTCGGTGCACCTGCCCCTCTCGCTGGGTGCCTGGCCTCTGCTGTGTGGTCTGGGAGGCCAGCCAATGGGCCAGGCGTGAGGGACTGCGGGGTGGGCTCTCCCAGGGCACCCAGCCTGTCCTCTCAGTGTTGGTGGGGAGACACTGTTGCTTGGGCAAGCAGGACGTTGAATAATGTCTGCCTcggaaacagttttaaaaattcttcagtaAGTAGATTTTGCTTCCCTAAATGTTGTCCTAGCGTTTGCTACGAAATCGTCTGTGTTCCTAAGACTGGCTCCGGGAGGCGATTGGGTGGGGAGAGATTCTGGGATTCCCTTGGCACTTGGGAAGCCAGTCTGGGATTTGGCCGGTGGCTCAGGGCAGCCCCTGGGGCATCGGGGTTCTAGCTGGGGTCGGGAGGTGGGGGTTGCAGGCTGTCCCCCGGGGCTGGTCGGCCTGACGTTGTGGGGCCCGGAGGGCAGCTGTGTGGGGAGGGCTGGCTCACGGGCTGTGCGTGTGGGCGGCGGCtggcagggagctggggcagagggccTCCTGTCGGTTGGTCACAGTCCAGAAGCAGAGgctcaggggagcctgggggcggggctcaggGGATGCTCAGgggatgctggggtgggggtgtgggggggaggaagGTGAGAGGAAAGGCGCAGTTTCCTGGAGGGGATGTTTGTCTCCTGCCGCAGCCTCTGTGCCTGGACGTAAGCCCGTGAGCAGCGCCTGCCCACCAGGTCTGCATCCCTGGTGCCCTGACCAGGGGGAGGCCTCGCTCCAGACCTGTGTGCCCTCCGCACTCTGTTCCTGGACCCCAGCCCTGGCCGGGGAAGGGGTCGGAGCCTACGGGTCAGTCCTGGGGGCAGAGTGGAGCCGGCCTGAGTTGTGGGAATGTCGCCGTTGCCCCCGTGCAGTGGTCTCAGGTGACATGCCGGGACTCTCGGCCCCCGCGGGGTCACAGAACTCCTTCTCTTTCTCGGCTGCTCGAGCTAGCTGTCTTCCTAATCGCAGAAACAGCTCTGGTTGGAGTGTGTTATGCAGCTGGACCCAGACGGCGGTGAACCAGAGCCAAGGGGGACAGCACAACGTCGGGGAGGGACACCTCGCAGGGGGAGGCCCGGCTGCTTGGGCCTAGAGACGGTGGCTGTCAGAGCAGACTGAGTGTGCAGGGCGGGGGCTCTGGTGTGGGCGCCGCACCCCAGGACCCACCCCGGAAACTGGGCCGGTGAGGCCCCACTCGGGCCCCTGGTGTTTTCTCCCACAGACCAGGCTGGGCCCGGAGAGGGGGCCCTGGGCCGCAGGGTGGTGGCCCTGCCTCCCAGATGGTGGGGAGCACAGCCCCGCCCCGACAGCCAGAGCCAGATTGCTCTGTGGCTGTGCTTTCCCAGACGTGGGCACCTCCAGTCTCGCAGCACGGAGCACGTTCCTTCTGTTCCCAGCCTGGAGGGTCAGGGTGTGTGCAGGCCGCTCCACGttttgcctccctcctccccagagcaaacggtggggtagggtggggggactgaagccctgccctgcctctttGTGGCCTGAGtatggctggggaggggagggtggtctGCCGGctaggggcccagggcaggcctgTGTGGGGAGCTTGTTTGGGGCCTGGGAAGGGACCTCCCCTGGGAGTCCCTGGGGGAGGTGACCTCGCAGATATGGGTGGGGGGTTAGGAAGGTGGCCTCCTAAGAAGACAGCAGCTTGGGTCACCTGGCTCGCTCCCGGGACAACAGGCTGGAAAGAAAGCACAGGACCCCTGCTGGACGGTTCTGGCTACCAGTTTCTTAGCAGACACTCCCCAGGTTTGCCAGCGAAGGTCCGGCAGACTCATGGGCCCACAGGCGGCAGGAGCAGGCTGTGCAGGGTGACAGGGGTCCGGGCTCCATGGGGTCACAGCCTTTGCACAGGAACAGAGGACAGACAGGCCCCTCAAACAGGGGGTTCACCCTCCCCCACATCAGGAAGGAAACGTTTGCAGACCCTTCTGCGAGCGAGGGCCTTAAAACCACAAAGATGCACCGGGAACTGGGTGGCGTGAGCCGTGTGCTACCCCTCCTCCCGGGAACTCCCGGCCCCGAAGATTCCCCGCGGCCTAATCTGTGCGAGCAATGCGGTGTTGACAGCAAAGTACGAGCCCTTGTTGGACAGGTGTCCCGGGCTTGGAGAGCGGGAAGACCGGTCCTTTTATGGAAGGGGTGCGACGGTGTGCGGGGGCCCTGCCCTCTGCGCCCTGCGCCCCACATCTCCAGGCCGAGCGCCCGCCCAGAGCCGGACGTGTGGCCTGAGGCTCCCGCTTGCCCTGCAGGGAATGTGTCCTGCTCTCGGGTTACGCCCAAGCAGAAGGGGCTTCGGGCTATTTGTAGTGTCCATGTGTCTCTGTCTAAAACCAGACTGGAGGCTGTAGTCCGAGCCTGGCATCTGTGTTTAGCGAAggcttaaacaaataaaaatagcccCTTGAGCCCCTCCTCCTTCGCCCTCACAGGCCAGCCCCGTGCCGACCGCAGATCATAACAGAGCCGGGGCAGGAGAATCCTCGGAACCTCGCTTTGAAGCCCCAAGCAAGGTGGGGCTCAGTACGTTCACTCAGAAACGATGGCACACAGATGTCACCCCGGTTCCTGCTACACGGTGCCATTGAAGTGTCTTGTGCTTTTCCCTTTGGGCTGTTCCGTGGTGCGGGAGTTACGCTCGTATCGCTGTTACAAACGCActtgcttctttttaatttgaaaggCAATGGGGTGTGTGCCTAATAGTGTTCTGCCTTAACCGTACCTCAACTCTTTAAAAAGGGCAGTGGGAGCCTCTAATATTTTGAGACTtgagtatttttataaaagtcaATACTGACCACTTTCCTTTTCTCACATCCTGATTCTGAAGTTTCATTTAACCCGCGTGtgcagcttttttttaaatttttttttttcaacgttttttaatttatttttgggacagagagagacagagcatgaacgggggaggggcagagacagagggagacacagaagcggaaacaggctccaggctctgagccatcagcccagagcctgacgcgggggctcgaactcacggaccgcgagatcgtgacctggctgaagtcggacgcttaaccgactgcgccacccaggcgcccctaacccgCGTGTGCAGCTTTTAGGACTCGTGAGGTTACCGTTGTGGCTGCTGGGGTGGGGACCGGGAAGCCAGAGCCTTGCCCGTGACCTCTCGCCTGGGTTGTAGGGGTGACAGCAGGGTAAGGCCTTAGTGCCCACCCTGACCGCGGCCCTGAGGGCGAAGCCTCGCTGCCCAGGCAGGGATGCCGTGGGTGGGAGCCGGCGCAGAAGGGGGTCAGTGGACCCTCCCTGTGCGGGTTGGAACATCTTAGCCATTGTGGGCGGGAAGAAGAGCGTCCCAGGTGCCCTTTGGAGGCCCAGTGAGGGAACCAGAGAGATGTGGTGTCGGGGAAAGACGTGATAGGAAGATTCTCTTCCAACGCGTGAGAGGCTTTGGTGGGGAAGAAATTAGGCAGAGAACAGACTTGTGGGGCCATCCGTAGAAAGTGGCCAGCGGCACGTGAGCATAGGGAACAGGAGGGAAACTCTCCTGGCCAAGAGCCACCTGCGGAGGGATTTGACCGCGGGGCGCTGGGGCCCGTGGCCTGAGCCTGGAGAAGAGCAAGGCCAGGCCGGACTCCCCCGTGTCTGCAGGGTGCACTCGGTTCTCTGCCGAGGCCGAGGTCAGGGCTTTAGTACGGCCCTCCTCTAACTTGGGGACCACTGTGGCCAGCGGCGGGGAGTGATGGTCTGGCGCGATGCATGGCCCGCCCACACGCACCTGGTGCAAGTTTGGGCCCCGCCCACAGGCACCTGACCCGTACGTGGCCCCGCCCACACACACCTGGTGCGTAGGAAGGGCTCACTCACACACACCTGGTGCACGTTCAGGGCCCCTGCAGGGCACGCTCACACGCACCTGGCCGGTGTGCAGGCGGccctgggaggaaggcaggagcgGAGCACAGCAGGGGCTGACGGCTCAAAAGGTGAACTCAGGCCGGAGAACTTGGATTTGCAGCTCTTCGCCATTAACAAAGCACCTTCCCATGCCTGCCCTTGTCAGAGCTCGCACTTCCCTGACCCCGAGCCCGGCCCTGGCCCGTCTGGGATGCCAGGCCCCGTCACCTCACAAAGCCGTTGGATTCCACCATTGGCCACCGGCCCCAAAccgagggggagggggcagtgggacCCGGGACAGACGTCCCCATTTGCTCTGACATTTGGTTAGTGATAGGACGTCTGGCACATGGCCAGCACAAGATCCACCCGCGAGATCTGGCCGGCAGGCTCTGGGGTACAGGCCACAACCTTGGAGGTGGGGGTCTGATCTCTGCTGAGGACAGGGCTAGCAGACCCAGGATCTGAACTCCGCTGTTTAGGTCCCAAATTCTGACGAAAATGGCAACCCCCGGGGAAGTGTACTGAGCTCTTTCCAGGCACAGAAGCCGTGCGACCTGCGCGCCCACCCCGCCCCGTGCAGGGGCGATGATTCCACGTGGGGGACTGGGAGCCCGGGAGAAGCCAGGTGTCTTTCTTGCCAGAGTCAGGGAGGCCGGGGCCGCCGTGAACCCCGACAGTCATGCATTTGTTGATAGGGGACGCGGGGGGCCCCGGAAGCAGGGGGGTGCCCCGTGCTCGCTGCTGAGCAGGGGTGGTCACGGACTGGAGCAGGTGTGGGAGTTTGTTCCGGGCTGGGTCCCCCAGGCCCGCCGCTCTGCGCCCTGGGGAAGCCCGGCTCAGCCTCCGGAAGGACACCCGCTGTTATTTCAGGGCGTGGCGCTGACCCCTGCCACTGTGGGTGCCGCCTCGTGGGTCGTGGGAGTTGGGGCAGCAGGGGAGCCGCTTTCTTTCCAGGGCAGTGTCTACACGCATGTTTCCCAGAGCGCGAGGCACAGGCCCAGGGGTCGTAAGTGGAGGTAGGCAGGTTTCTAAG of the Neofelis nebulosa isolate mNeoNeb1 chromosome 16, mNeoNeb1.pri, whole genome shotgun sequence genome contains:
- the SMTNL2 gene encoding smoothelin-like protein 2, translated to MEQGPDPEEARTVREALGRYEAALEGAVRALHEDMQGLQRGVERRVAEALRLAGPLARTVAELQRDNQRLQAQLERLTRQVEALGLATGPSPAPGTPGSPGSPSPPPAPGVPSRAPRLGTARFASHATFSLSGRGQSVDHQDEASEVDTRKASDSCIVENGHQPGTGLGDGSPEAAGSLPAPEPPRPRPVSLSLQLPHQPVTAVTRVSERFSGETSAAALSPTSAAILGGPSPSPSEATAPWTPGPSEKSPSAPRLSSGYGAASAGRSDSPPLLTPRSPPATAQARRRELVRSQTLPRTSGAQARKALFEKWERDTAGKGKGEVRAKLKRSQSFGVASASSIKQLLLEWCRQKTLGYEHVDLQNFSSSWSDGMAFCALVHSFFPDAFDYSALSPAQRQKNFELAFTMAENLANCERLIEVEDMMVMGRKPDPMCVFTYVQSLYNHLRRFE